A window of the Desulfovibrio sp. UIB00 genome harbors these coding sequences:
- the gcvH gene encoding glycine cleavage system protein GcvH codes for MNIPHDRKYHAEHLWAQSQPDGTCIIGITDFAQDQLGGVIFVDLPAVGASFRQGESCASIESVKVTSEAIMPVSGQVTAINEALADAPELLNDDPYNQGWLIKVQPTAHDEGGCITAEEYAQAVAS; via the coding sequence GTGAACATTCCTCACGACAGAAAATATCATGCAGAACATCTGTGGGCGCAAAGCCAGCCCGACGGCACCTGCATCATCGGCATTACCGACTTTGCCCAGGATCAACTGGGCGGGGTGATCTTTGTTGATCTGCCCGCTGTTGGCGCAAGCTTCCGGCAGGGAGAATCCTGCGCTTCCATTGAATCCGTAAAAGTGACCAGCGAGGCCATCATGCCCGTCTCCGGTCAGGTTACGGCCATTAACGAAGCCCTCGCAGACGCCCCGGAACTGCTCAACGATGATCCCTACAATCAGGGATGGCTGATAAAGGTGCAACCCACTGCCCACGATGAAGGCGGATGCATTACAGCCGAGGAATACGCTCAGGCCGTGGCAAGCTGA